One segment of Thunnus thynnus chromosome 19, fThuThy2.1, whole genome shotgun sequence DNA contains the following:
- the gnaz gene encoding guanine nucleotide-binding protein G(z) subunit alpha, producing MGCRQSSEEKEAARRSRRIDRHLRSESQRQRREIKLLLLGTSNSGKSTIVKQMKIIHSGGFNLEACKEYKPLILYNAIDSLTRIIRALTTLKIDFHNADRAYDAVQLFALTGPAESKGEITPELLGVMKRLWADSGVQECFQRSNEYHLEDNTAYYLNDLDRISAPEYIPTVEDILRSRDMTTGIVENKFTFKELTFKMVDVGGQRSERKKWIHCFEGVTAIIFCVELSGYDLKLYEDNQTSRMAESLRLFDSICNNNWFTNTSLILFLNKKDLLAEKIKRIPLTVCFPDYKGQNTYEEAAVYVQRQFEDLNRNKETKEIYSHFTCATDTSNIQFVFDAVTDVIIQNNLKYIGLC from the exons ATGGGATGCCGTCAGAGCTCGGAGGAGAAGGAAGCAGCGCGGCGCTCGCGGCGAATCGACCGCCACTTGCGCTCAGAAAGTCAGCGGCAGCGGCGTGAGATCAAACTATTGTTGCTGGGCACCAGCAACTCTGGCAAGAGCACCATTGTCAAACAGATGAAGATCATTCACAGCGGAGGCTTCAACCTGGAGGCCTGCAAGGAGTACAAGCCCCTCATCCTGTACAATGCCATCGACTCGCTCACGCGCATCATCCGTGCCCTCACCACCCTTAAGATCGACTTTCACAATGCTGATCGCGCCTATGACGCTGTGCAGCTCTTTGCCCTCACAGGGCCAGCTGAGAGCAAGGGAGAGATCACTCCAGAGTTGCTGGGGGTCATGAAACGTCTGTGGGCTGACTCAGGGGTCCAGGAGTGCTTTCAACGATCCAATGAGTACCACTTAGAGGACAACACTGCCTACTACCTGAATGACCTGGACCGCATCTCCGCACCTGAGTATATCCCTACTGTAGAGGACATCCTACGATCCCGCGACATGACCACCGGCATTGTAGAGAACAAGTTCACCTTCAAGGAGCTCACCTTCAAGATGGTAGACGTGGGTGGGCAGCgttcagagagaaagaagtggATCCACTGTTTCGAGGGCGTGACCGCAATCATTTTCTGTGTCGAGCTAAGTGGCTATGACCTCAAACTCTACGAGGACAACCAGACG AGCCGCATGGCCGAGAGCTTGCGCCTGTTCGACTCCATCTGCAACAACAACTGGTTCACCAACACGTCgctcatcctcttcctcaacAAGAAGGACCTGTTGGCTGAGAAGATCAAACGCATTCCTCTGACAGTGTGCTTCCCTGACTACAAAGGTCAGAACACCTATGAGGAGGCAGCTGTCTATGTACAACGGCAGTTTGAGGACCTCAACCGCAACAAGGAGACCAAGGAGATCTATTCGCACTTCACCTGTGCCACTGACACCAGCAACATCCAGTTTGTGTTCGACGCTGTCACGGACGTGATCATCCAGAACAATCTCAAGTACATTGGGCTGTGCTAG